In uncultured Methanobacterium sp., a genomic segment contains:
- a CDS encoding histidine kinase dimerization/phosphoacceptor domain -containing protein produces the protein MEKVGNESNLDVNIAKYEFKIVNSPEAIIIADYRGKIIDASDRYCEITGYSKKELLHENISNIKFNTGSKITLRKIWDELNLNKPISTYYGTLTIKNGRKIYISAQSSQVYSQGQPLILTLIHDITKYEKTEQLLIESEEKYKTLFNSNPDYRILLNQDMELLELNEAAIKTVGPHFDQYKEVWIDGMGKILPEDNPENLKKSLMKIINLNQSGPVTPKLIDKNGNTQWFEIYLTPIRIDEKIIGYQGSGHNLTTLKMAEKELKNSLMEKEILLREIHHRVKNNMQIISSLLNLQSSFIKDPKAIEAFHESQTRIQSMAMVHEQLYQSGDLTQISIQDYILKLVNNLFYSYGIRKDQITMVTEISDIKLNLETVLPCGLILCEVISNSLKYAFPEGEGEIRICLEFIDDTLHLTISDNGIGLTENDYLENKSLGIQLIQTLTDQLDGELELDIEQGTQYKISFKEAEYRERI, from the coding sequence ATGGAAAAAGTTGGGAATGAAAGCAATCTAGATGTAAACATTGCAAAATATGAGTTTAAAATCGTAAACTCACCAGAAGCTATTATAATTGCGGATTACCGTGGGAAAATTATCGATGCAAGTGATAGATACTGTGAAATCACAGGATATTCAAAAAAAGAACTTCTCCATGAAAATATATCAAACATTAAATTTAATACAGGATCAAAAATAACTTTAAGGAAAATATGGGACGAACTGAACTTAAATAAGCCAATATCAACTTATTATGGAACTTTAACAATTAAAAATGGAAGAAAAATATACATTAGTGCTCAAAGTTCCCAGGTGTATTCCCAGGGGCAACCATTAATTCTTACGTTGATACACGATATCACCAAATACGAAAAAACAGAACAGCTCCTGATAGAAAGTGAAGAAAAATACAAGACTCTTTTTAACTCGAATCCAGATTATAGAATTTTATTAAACCAGGATATGGAACTTTTAGAACTCAATGAGGCTGCAATAAAAACTGTAGGACCCCACTTTGATCAATACAAAGAGGTCTGGATAGATGGCATGGGAAAAATTCTTCCAGAAGATAACCCAGAAAACCTTAAAAAAAGTTTAATGAAGATCATTAACCTAAACCAATCCGGACCAGTAACCCCTAAATTAATTGATAAAAATGGGAACACACAGTGGTTTGAAATATACCTAACCCCCATAAGAATTGATGAAAAAATAATAGGATACCAGGGCTCAGGCCATAATCTAACCACACTGAAAATGGCTGAAAAGGAACTTAAAAATTCTTTAATGGAAAAGGAAATACTGCTGCGTGAAATTCATCACCGGGTAAAAAACAACATGCAAATCATAAGCAGCCTCCTGAACCTTCAGTCATCCTTTATCAAAGACCCCAAAGCCATTGAAGCTTTTCATGAAAGTCAAACAAGGATCCAATCCATGGCCATGGTCCATGAACAGCTATACCAATCAGGGGATCTAACCCAGATAAGTATTCAGGATTATATTCTGAAACTGGTTAACAACTTATTTTACTCATATGGTATTAGAAAAGACCAGATAACCATGGTAACAGAAATAAGTGATATAAAACTGAATCTGGAAACAGTCCTGCCCTGCGGATTGATACTGTGCGAGGTTATATCCAACAGTCTAAAGTATGCATTTCCAGAGGGAGAAGGTGAAATCAGGATATGCCTGGAATTTATTGATGATACCCTCCATCTGACAATCAGTGATAATGGGATAGGATTAACTGAAAATGATTACCTGGAAAATAAATCACTGGGCATACAACTGATACAGACTTTAACTGATCAGCTTGATGGTGAACTGGAACTGGACATTGAACAGGGGACACAGTATAAAATTAGTTTTAAAGAGGCGGAATATAGGGAAAGAATTTGA
- a CDS encoding response regulator produces the protein MTTTKIIVVEDESIEALDIKNTLESFGYQVPYIASRGDEAVVKAQEIKPDLVLMDIILKGEITGIEAASEIKKLDIPFIYLTAHSNEKTVEKAKLTEPYGYLLKPFNANDLKHTIELALHKHMMENKLKESENRYRLLVESQKDFIVETMPKAGLPL, from the coding sequence GTGACCACAACTAAAATTATTGTAGTTGAAGATGAAAGCATAGAAGCGTTGGATATTAAAAATACATTGGAATCATTCGGTTACCAAGTTCCTTACATTGCTTCAAGGGGAGATGAAGCAGTGGTCAAGGCTCAGGAAATCAAACCGGATCTGGTTTTAATGGATATTATTTTAAAAGGGGAAATCACCGGTATTGAAGCTGCTTCTGAGATTAAAAAATTGGACATTCCTTTTATTTATTTAACAGCCCATTCCAATGAAAAAACTGTTGAAAAAGCTAAACTTACCGAACCCTACGGGTATTTACTGAAACCTTTCAATGCCAATGACCTCAAGCACACCATCGAACTTGCACTTCACAAACATATGATGGAAAATAAGTTAAAAGAAAGTGAAAACAGGTACCGTTTACTAGTAGAATCTCAAAAAGACTTTATAGTTGAAACCATGCCAAAGGCAGGTTTACCTTTGTAA
- a CDS encoding NAD(P)/FAD-dependent oxidoreductase: MSENIPEKGAVIQKDLETYAIIPYIPGGLVDPATLIKIASIAEKYNAKTLKVTSNQRIAIIGIKFEDIDRIWEDLDMKPGGFIGKRVRSTKFCPGTTHCKRAEQDSIKMGMAIDEKFQGMEMPNKIKIGVSGCPNSCAESRVKDIGLIGYRRGWNLYAGGTAGIKPMIGQPIAKNLTDKEVMELIEKIINYYHENEKSKRLGRFIERIGFGRFKNIITT; this comes from the coding sequence ATGTCAGAAAATATTCCAGAAAAGGGTGCTGTGATCCAGAAGGACCTAGAAACATATGCAATAATTCCTTATATCCCAGGTGGTCTGGTAGACCCTGCCACACTAATAAAAATTGCCAGTATTGCCGAAAAATATAATGCTAAAACTCTTAAGGTAACTTCCAATCAGCGCATAGCCATTATTGGAATTAAATTTGAAGATATTGATAGGATATGGGAAGATCTGGACATGAAACCTGGAGGATTTATTGGAAAACGGGTAAGATCCACCAAATTCTGTCCAGGTACCACCCACTGCAAACGGGCAGAGCAGGATTCTATAAAGATGGGAATGGCAATTGATGAAAAGTTCCAGGGAATGGAAATGCCCAATAAGATAAAAATTGGAGTATCCGGATGTCCAAATTCATGTGCAGAATCCAGAGTAAAAGATATTGGACTCATTGGCTACAGGAGGGGATGGAATCTGTATGCAGGTGGAACTGCAGGGATAAAGCCCATGATCGGACAACCCATTGCCAAAAACTTAACAGACAAGGAAGTCATGGAATTAATAGAGAAAATCATCAATTACTACCATGAAAATGAAAAATCCAAACGTTTAGGTAGATTCATTGAAAGAATAGGATTTGGAAGATTTAAGAATATAATCACCACCTAA
- a CDS encoding NAD(P)/FAD-dependent oxidoreductase, which produces MKIYDIAVVGAGPAGCMAAIQGAQLGQDVILIERNDKIGRKLLLTGNGRCNLTNTATFNEFLEKFGRRGSFYRNVFSEFSNQDLMDFFKNQDLELKEEENGRIFPVTERAESVVNILKNVLTENHVKIQYNYRLEHLHKTSQIFKLISTENEIISANNVIIATGGTTYEFTGSTGDGYTVARLLGHHITDLKPGFVPLRVREKWVHDLKGVTLEDVGLTIGYGGKKISLPDGNLLFTHFGISGPVILDMSHMIVKTMDKHGDLKLYIDFKPGINQEALNNQLMKDFESHNKKILRNYLKNHLPNSTIDPVLEIVSLYPYKKLNQITKKERLLLVNILKALPLTITGHLPMTKAMLTCGGVSKKDINPQTMESKLVKGLYFAGEIISGCAPSGGYNLQQAFSTGFVAGSNAAGKP; this is translated from the coding sequence ATGAAAATATACGATATAGCGGTAGTTGGAGCTGGACCTGCAGGTTGCATGGCAGCGATTCAAGGGGCACAACTCGGTCAGGATGTAATTTTAATTGAGAGAAATGATAAAATAGGCCGGAAACTCCTTTTAACTGGTAATGGTCGATGCAACCTTACCAATACAGCCACATTTAATGAATTCCTGGAAAAATTTGGTAGGAGAGGTTCATTTTACCGTAATGTATTCAGTGAATTTTCCAACCAGGACCTCATGGATTTTTTTAAAAATCAGGACCTGGAATTAAAAGAGGAAGAAAACGGACGTATATTCCCCGTCACAGAAAGAGCTGAATCCGTCGTGAATATTTTAAAAAATGTTTTAACCGAAAACCATGTGAAAATCCAGTATAATTACCGTTTAGAACATCTTCATAAAACTTCCCAGATTTTCAAGCTCATTTCAACAGAAAACGAGATAATTTCCGCGAATAACGTTATCATCGCTACAGGAGGGACAACCTATGAATTTACCGGTTCCACTGGTGATGGTTACACTGTTGCCCGGTTACTGGGACATCATATAACCGATCTGAAACCAGGATTTGTTCCATTACGGGTGCGTGAAAAATGGGTTCACGACCTTAAGGGAGTTACCCTGGAGGATGTGGGGCTCACTATAGGGTATGGTGGGAAAAAAATATCATTACCTGATGGAAACTTACTCTTCACCCATTTTGGAATTTCAGGACCAGTTATTCTTGATATGAGCCACATGATTGTTAAAACAATGGATAAACATGGTGATTTGAAGCTTTACATTGATTTTAAACCTGGGATCAATCAGGAAGCTCTTAACAACCAGCTGATGAAAGACTTTGAAAGTCACAATAAAAAGATTTTGAGAAATTACCTAAAAAATCATCTCCCCAACAGTACCATAGACCCGGTTTTAGAGATTGTATCCCTATATCCTTATAAAAAGTTGAACCAGATCACCAAAAAAGAGCGATTGTTATTAGTGAATATATTAAAGGCCCTCCCCTTAACAATCACCGGGCATCTTCCCATGACTAAAGCCATGCTTACCTGTGGTGGTGTATCTAAAAAGGATATTAACCCTCAAACAATGGAATCAAAACTAGTTAAGGGATTGTACTTTGCAGGAGAAATAATTTCAGGATGCGCCCCCAGTGGAGGGTATAATCTTCAACAGGCATTTTCAACCGGTTTTGTTGCAGGAAGTAATGCAGCTGGTAAACCTTGA
- the aspS gene encoding aspartate--tRNA(Asn) ligase — translation MTDSLGDWKRTHYSQELDEDMDTESVTLMGWVHEIRDLGGIIFVLLRDRNGITQITAPSKKITPELLAEIRKFKKESVIAVKGTVQGSPKAPGGVEIIPTEVKVLNESKQPLPLDPTEKVRAEIDTRLDSRYLDLRKHSISAIFKIKSAMLHSVRIYLEEKGFMEVNTPKLVGSATEGGTELFPITYFEREAFLGQSPQLYKQMMMATGLDKVFEIAPIFRAEEHDTMRHLNEVISIDAEMAFADQEDAMNLLEKLVHNASKEVKENCQAELEDLGVELEVPELPFPRLEYDEVIDIVNSRGVQLSHGEDLSRAAEKALGEAMDGYYFITNWPSEIKPFYVMPHEDAPEKSYAFDLMYRDLEISSGATRVHQHDMLVEQIKSKGLNPDSFQRYLAAFEYGMPPHAGWGLGAERFTMCITGMKNIRETVLFPRDRRRLTP, via the coding sequence TTGACAGATTCATTAGGAGACTGGAAAAGAACACATTATTCACAGGAATTAGACGAAGATATGGACACTGAATCAGTGACTCTCATGGGTTGGGTTCACGAAATCCGGGACCTCGGTGGTATCATATTCGTACTCTTACGTGACCGGAACGGTATCACCCAGATCACCGCTCCCAGTAAAAAGATCACTCCAGAGTTACTAGCCGAAATCAGGAAATTCAAAAAGGAATCTGTAATTGCAGTTAAAGGAACTGTACAGGGATCACCTAAAGCCCCTGGTGGTGTGGAGATCATACCCACCGAAGTAAAGGTTCTAAACGAATCCAAACAGCCATTACCTCTGGATCCAACCGAGAAGGTTCGGGCTGAAATTGACACCCGACTGGACTCAAGGTACCTGGATCTTAGAAAACACAGCATCAGTGCAATATTCAAGATAAAAAGTGCAATGCTGCACTCAGTCCGCATTTATCTGGAAGAAAAAGGTTTCATGGAAGTTAACACCCCTAAACTGGTGGGATCCGCAACTGAAGGTGGAACAGAACTGTTCCCAATCACTTACTTTGAGAGGGAAGCCTTCCTGGGACAGAGCCCCCAGCTATACAAGCAGATGATGATGGCCACTGGACTGGATAAGGTTTTTGAAATTGCCCCTATCTTCCGTGCTGAGGAACACGATACCATGCGTCACCTCAATGAAGTAATATCCATCGATGCTGAGATGGCTTTTGCTGACCAGGAAGATGCCATGAACCTACTGGAGAAACTGGTGCACAATGCCAGTAAAGAGGTAAAGGAAAACTGCCAGGCAGAACTGGAAGACTTGGGAGTGGAACTGGAAGTACCTGAACTACCATTCCCCCGCTTAGAATACGATGAAGTCATTGATATCGTTAACTCCAGGGGAGTACAACTGAGTCATGGCGAAGATCTATCCCGTGCTGCTGAAAAGGCACTGGGAGAAGCCATGGACGGGTACTACTTTATAACCAACTGGCCCAGTGAAATCAAACCGTTCTATGTAATGCCCCATGAAGATGCACCCGAAAAAAGCTATGCCTTTGACCTGATGTACCGGGACCTGGAAATATCCTCAGGAGCAACCAGGGTACACCAGCATGATATGCTGGTAGAACAGATAAAAAGCAAGGGACTTAACCCCGACTCATTCCAGCGTTACCTGGCAGCATTCGAGTACGGAATGCCACCACACGCAGGTTGGGGACTGGGAGCAGAACGATTCACCATGTGCATCACCGGAATGAAAAACATCCGTGAAACAGTGCTCTTCCCAAGGGACAGGAGAAGGTTGACTCCTTAA
- the hisD gene encoding histidinol dehydrogenase, with protein MKTVKINDENISELVGRSQIDSDSVMNIVNNIVSDVKNNGDESLRHYTEKFDGVDLKDFLIKEEELKESLSKIEDDLVGSLKQAAFNIRKFHQAQLPQDWFMEVDDGITAGQIVRPLERVGCYIPGGRAVYPSSILMTVIPAKVAGVDEIICCTPPGPDGKVEDIVLAAAYLAGADKVYRVGGAQAIAAMAYGTQTIHAVDKIVGPGNIFVTAAKKMVYGQVDIDFPAGPSEVLIIADETGNPDYITLDLLAQAEHDPQAASVLVTTSPELARSVETKIKEKLPQMKREEIITESLQKNGKIILASSLDEAVNFSNAYAPEHLMIMTRDPEEVVKDIKNAGSIFLGNLTPVAAGDYGSGTNHVLPTSLCARMYSGLSTESFLKKPTVQRLSRKGLENLKDVVIPLAEYEGLYAHAESFKKRLGED; from the coding sequence ATGAAAACCGTAAAAATTAACGATGAAAATATAAGTGAACTCGTGGGAAGGTCACAGATAGACTCTGATTCTGTTATGAACATTGTAAATAATATTGTTAGCGATGTTAAGAATAATGGCGATGAATCACTCCGCCATTATACTGAAAAGTTTGATGGGGTTGATTTAAAGGATTTTCTCATCAAAGAAGAAGAGTTGAAAGAGAGTCTCAGTAAGATTGAAGATGACCTGGTTGGCAGTCTTAAACAGGCCGCATTTAACATTCGTAAATTCCACCAGGCACAGTTACCCCAGGATTGGTTCATGGAAGTGGATGACGGTATAACTGCTGGTCAGATTGTCCGCCCCCTGGAGAGGGTGGGTTGTTACATACCCGGAGGGAGGGCTGTTTATCCTTCAAGCATTCTTATGACCGTAATTCCAGCCAAAGTTGCAGGAGTAGATGAGATCATCTGCTGCACTCCACCGGGTCCGGATGGAAAGGTGGAAGATATTGTACTGGCAGCGGCATACCTGGCTGGTGCAGATAAAGTTTACAGGGTGGGAGGGGCCCAGGCCATTGCAGCCATGGCCTATGGAACCCAAACCATACATGCTGTGGATAAAATTGTGGGGCCAGGTAACATATTCGTTACTGCGGCTAAAAAGATGGTCTACGGCCAGGTGGATATTGACTTCCCTGCAGGGCCCTCAGAAGTGCTGATAATAGCAGATGAAACAGGTAACCCGGATTATATAACACTGGATCTTCTGGCACAGGCAGAGCACGACCCCCAGGCAGCATCAGTACTGGTGACCACATCCCCGGAGCTTGCCCGGTCAGTTGAAACCAAGATCAAAGAAAAACTTCCTCAGATGAAACGGGAAGAGATCATCACAGAATCACTCCAAAAAAATGGGAAAATCATTCTGGCCAGTTCACTTGATGAAGCAGTTAATTTTTCCAATGCATACGCACCAGAACACCTGATGATCATGACCCGTGACCCTGAGGAAGTGGTTAAGGATATTAAAAATGCTGGAAGCATATTCCTTGGAAATTTAACACCAGTTGCAGCCGGTGATTATGGGTCTGGTACCAACCATGTGTTACCCACATCATTATGTGCCAGGATGTACTCTGGACTCTCCACCGAGTCCTTCCTGAAAAAACCAACAGTACAAAGGTTATCCCGGAAAGGTTTGGAGAATCTTAAAGATGTGGTGATTCCATTAGCAGAATATGAAGGTTTATATGCTCATGCTGAGTCGTTTAAAAAGCGTTTAGGTGAGGATTAA
- a CDS encoding UPF0058 family protein translates to MYKDELIQLHQFLVYVLKHLDHEYEVKDECKDYLCLNISPHHIHRTKAEHKYAIFVLSNSISEIIAANNGGTSSNISNGLSELVKRSRKELMKFQNEDTLAAQKIKMQ, encoded by the coding sequence ATGTACAAAGATGAGCTTATACAGTTGCATCAATTTTTGGTATACGTTTTGAAGCATCTGGACCATGAGTATGAGGTGAAGGATGAGTGTAAGGATTATCTATGCCTTAACATTAGCCCCCATCACATACACCGCACCAAAGCAGAACATAAATATGCTATTTTTGTATTGTCCAATTCTATTTCTGAGATCATTGCCGCCAATAATGGAGGAACTTCTTCTAACATTTCCAATGGCCTCTCAGAACTGGTTAAAAGGTCGCGGAAAGAACTCATGAAATTCCAGAATGAAGATACATTAGCTGCCCAAAAAATAAAGATGCAATAA
- a CDS encoding cyclic 2,3-diphosphoglycerate synthase has protein sequence MSALLKMVCLIDGEHYLPVTRSALNTLDNLEHIEVVAAVFIGGTEKLRDATPESIGEKLGVKVYFGSDHHKIPYDLIVKVSKEHQADVVMDLSDEPVVDYSKRFKIASLVLEEGILYEGPDFSFQPLDEYDVLTKPSVKILGTGKRIGKTAVSAYAARLIHKEQYNPCVVAMGRGGPEEPEIVRGDEIEITPQYLMEQSDKGIHAASDHWEDALMSRILTIGCRRCGGGMVGQVFITNMKKGAQMANEVDSEFVIMEGSGAAIPPIKTDRHIVLVGANQPMINIQRFFGPFRIKMADLVVITMCEEPMASPQKVERIEKVIKDINPDAMIIPTVFRPKPLDSVEGKRVLFATTAPDSVKDVLIQHLEDEYGCTVVGTTPYLSNRPLLQKDIEKYIDEVDVMLTELKAAAVDVATKDALKAGLEVVYCDNIPLVIREEDDLDPAILTVVDKAIEDHQNK, from the coding sequence ATGAGTGCTTTATTGAAGATGGTATGCTTGATCGATGGTGAGCACTACCTCCCTGTTACGAGATCAGCATTAAACACCCTTGATAACCTTGAACACATTGAAGTTGTGGCTGCAGTATTTATTGGCGGCACAGAAAAACTGAGGGATGCCACTCCCGAATCAATCGGAGAAAAACTGGGAGTTAAAGTTTATTTCGGATCTGATCATCATAAAATCCCTTACGATCTTATTGTTAAGGTTTCAAAAGAACACCAGGCAGATGTTGTCATGGATCTTTCTGATGAACCTGTTGTTGATTATTCTAAACGTTTTAAAATTGCATCACTGGTGCTGGAAGAGGGAATCCTCTATGAAGGCCCTGACTTTTCATTTCAACCACTGGATGAATACGATGTTCTCACCAAACCATCAGTCAAGATCCTGGGAACTGGTAAACGCATAGGTAAAACTGCAGTATCAGCATATGCTGCCCGATTAATACACAAAGAACAGTATAACCCTTGTGTAGTGGCAATGGGCCGTGGTGGTCCAGAGGAACCAGAAATTGTTCGGGGTGATGAGATCGAAATCACACCGCAGTACCTCATGGAACAGTCTGATAAAGGAATTCACGCTGCCAGTGACCACTGGGAAGATGCCCTGATGAGCCGCATACTCACCATTGGATGCCGCCGTTGTGGTGGTGGAATGGTGGGCCAGGTGTTCATAACCAACATGAAAAAGGGTGCCCAGATGGCCAATGAGGTTGACTCAGAATTTGTGATAATGGAAGGTAGTGGAGCAGCCATACCACCCATTAAAACAGACCGACACATTGTACTGGTGGGAGCTAACCAGCCAATGATCAACATCCAACGATTCTTTGGACCTTTCAGGATTAAAATGGCTGACCTGGTGGTTATCACCATGTGTGAAGAACCAATGGCCAGTCCGCAGAAAGTGGAACGCATTGAAAAGGTTATAAAAGATATCAACCCTGATGCCATGATCATACCCACAGTCTTTCGTCCCAAACCATTAGATTCAGTGGAGGGTAAACGAGTTTTATTTGCTACTACAGCTCCGGACTCAGTTAAAGATGTGTTAATACAACATCTGGAAGATGAATACGGCTGTACTGTTGTTGGAACCACCCCATACCTTTCCAACAGACCGTTACTCCAGAAAGATATTGAAAAATATATCGATGAAGTGGATGTGATGTTAACCGAGCTTAAAGCTGCAGCAGTGGATGTGGCAACAAAGGATGCATTAAAAGCTGGTTTGGAAGTGGTTTACTGTGATAATATACCACTGGTTATAAGGGAAGAAGATGACCTTGATCCAGCCATACTTACCGTGGTGGATAAAGCCATTGAGGACCACCAGAATAAATAA
- a CDS encoding RimK/LysX family protein, with protein sequence MESQDYDKLSFDKLKKQLSFNFAENKAINDLRIKPDAFIPVLFSLKFGGDWSFKTSELEAMAVKEKITRYNENEGEGYTLERVTLFVHPSLISTEGKVLRLEKCGSKNERELVERPFRVKLDAEDIIKAELNPKIMEISLERIKGPLNFEGSAAYGVSHEIEHLAGCEHTGKFLWEFKYKVES encoded by the coding sequence GTGGAATCTCAAGATTATGATAAATTAAGTTTTGATAAACTCAAAAAACAGCTTTCTTTCAATTTTGCTGAGAATAAGGCTATTAATGATCTCCGGATTAAACCGGATGCGTTCATACCAGTATTATTCTCTCTCAAATTCGGTGGGGACTGGAGTTTCAAAACCAGTGAATTGGAAGCTATGGCTGTTAAGGAGAAAATAACCCGTTACAATGAAAATGAGGGGGAAGGTTATACTTTGGAACGGGTTACTCTCTTTGTACATCCAAGTCTAATCTCCACAGAGGGGAAAGTGTTGCGTCTGGAAAAGTGTGGTAGTAAAAATGAACGTGAACTGGTTGAAAGACCATTCAGAGTTAAACTCGATGCAGAAGATATTATCAAGGCAGAACTTAACCCTAAAATCATGGAGATAAGTCTTGAAAGGATTAAAGGGCCCCTAAACTTTGAGGGATCTGCAGCTTATGGAGTTTCCCATGAAATAGAGCACCTGGCAGGATGTGAACATACTGGAAAATTCCTATGGGAGTTCAAATACAAGGTGGAAAGTTAA
- a CDS encoding DUF2188 domain-containing protein — MAANIHVITGKKGGWDVKRDGAVKASGHFDTKDEAIEFAEKEGQRYNVEVFIHNEDGRIEKKESFGKNFYPG; from the coding sequence ATGGCTGCCAATATTCATGTTATAACGGGTAAAAAAGGGGGTTGGGATGTTAAAAGAGATGGGGCTGTAAAGGCTTCTGGACACTTTGACACCAAAGATGAAGCAATCGAATTTGCCGAGAAGGAAGGTCAAAGATACAATGTTGAAGTCTTTATTCACAATGAGGATGGAAGAATAGAAAAGAAGGAAAGTTTCGGTAAAAACTTCTATCCCGGCTAA